The Engystomops pustulosus chromosome 4, aEngPut4.maternal, whole genome shotgun sequence genome contains a region encoding:
- the RFX1 gene encoding MHC class II regulatory factor RFX1 isoform X3, with the protein MATQAYGAELQATPPASAQSTSQQYVEELQVTPPAPTPQAAGPQTIAPQQYIVVTVSEGTMRASDGELSPGGSATTQTAVPTQVVQQVQAAQQSDSSGLKSAQSAPLQVHATPQERSVVQATPQPQKSSPVHQLNVQGLQHVQGTSESSVRQFLCSSAELQTDQEKLESSPYQHLSSPTQAFDFMPPGSSSEWVDLFHFLPPQLLFSTPLADHPEQRVKVQRVPQVLLFGTAPTALKVQQLPQVPVQHVYPGQVQYVEGGDATYTASTIRSGSFPYTETPLYSQATGSTYYESQSGTGQVSSPTSSPAVASSPSVPMYVSGGQILANTTPPGASGGTGASGGTGSGTYVIQGGFIMGNAAQSYSHTTRASPATVQWLLDNYETAEGVSLPRSTLYCHYLLHCQEQKLEPVNAASFGKLIRSVFMGLRTRRLGTRGNSKYHYYGLRIKASSPLLRLMEDQQHLAMRQQPFSQKQRMKPIQKMEGMSNGVGGAQQSSSGLSDISSQVQQYQQFLDASRTLPEFGDIDLQGKPLPDGITLANIKAFQLLYREHCEAIVDVVVNLQFTLVETLWKTFWRFNQAQHTDSTIDDEAEKRLPKDCLVLLSKYEPLLKWCRDCDHQLYQGLVETLIPDVLRPIPSALTQAIRNFAKSLESWLTSAMMNIPEEMVRIKVGAASAFAQTLRRYTSLNHLAQAARAVLQNTAQINQMLSDLNRVDFTNVQEQASWVCRCADRVVQRLEQDFKLTLQQQSSLEQWAVWLDGVVSQVLKPYQGNPGFSKAAKLFLLKWSFYSSMVIRDLTLRSAASFGSFHLIRLLYDEYMYYLIEHRVAQARGETPIAVMGEFANAGSSSHPMDQDKDEEEEEDDESDEDMTQELPLHSNDSSNVLGSDSLEPPSKLARTDDQGIFVQVAPNT; encoded by the exons ATGGCTACCCAGGCCTATGGTGCAGAACTACAGGCGACTCCGCCAGCCTCAGCCCAGAGCACCTCCCAGCAGTATGTGGAAGAACTGCAGGTGACCCCTCCAGCACCCACGCCTCAGGCGGCCGGGCCTCAGACCATAGCCCCCCAGCAGTACATAGTGGTCACAGTATCCG AAGGTACAATGAGAGCCAGCGATGGGGAACTGAGTCCTGGAGGGTCCGCAACCACTCAGACTGCTGTGCCCACCCAGGTCGTGCAGCAGGTGCAAGCAGCTCAGCAG AGTGACAGCTCCGGCCTGAAGAGCGCACAGAGCGCACCCCTGCAGGTGCACGCCACCCCCCAAGAG CGCTCCGTTGTCCAGGCCACTCCTCAACCGCAGAAGTCTTCTCCTGTGCATCAGCTGAATGTCCAGGGTCTACAACACGTCCAGGGGACTTCAGAG AGCTCAGTCAGGCAGTTTCTGTGTAGTTCAGCCGAGCTTCAGACAGATCAGGAGAAGTTAGAGAGCTCGCCCTATCAGCACCTGAGCAGCCCGACACAGGCCTTCGACTTCATGCCTCCAGGGTCCAGTTCCGAGTGGGTGGATCTGTTCCATTTCTTACCACCTCAGCTACTTTTCTCCACCCCACTCGCAGACCACCCAGAGCAGAGAGTCAAAGTTCAGAGGGTGCCACAAGTTTTGCTGTTTGGCACGGCCCCCACCGCATTGAAA GTGCAGCAGTTACCGCAGGTTCCTGTACAGCACGTGTATCCCGGTCAGGTTCAGTATGTGGAGGGAGGAGATGCCACCTATACAGCAAGCACCAT ACGTTCAGGATCCTTTCCCTATACAGAGACTCCTCTATACAGTCAGGCCACAGGATCCACCTACTACGAATCTCAGAGTGGCACCGGCCAGGTCAGTTCCCCTACGTCATCCCCTGCGGTGGCCAGCAGCCCCTCCGTCCCCATGTATGTATCGGGAGGACAGATCCTCGCTAACACCACCCCGCCAGGGGCTTCTGGAGGAACCGGAGCGAGCGGAGGGACAGGATCTGGCACCTATGTTATACAGGGTGGATTTATTATGGGCAATGCCGCACAGTCCTACTCTCACACCACACGTGCCTCCCCTGCCACG GTGCAATGGCTGCTGGACAATTACGAGACAGCAGAAGGGGTGAGCCTCCCGCGTAGCACCCTGTACTGCCACTACCTCCTGCACTGCCAGGAGCAGAAGCTGGAGCCCGTAAATGCAGCATCATTCGGGAAGCTGATCCGCTCCGTCTTTATGGGGCTCCGGACCCGTCGGTTGGGGACCAG AGGGAACTCCAAATATCACTATTACGGCCTCCGAATCAAAGCCAGCTCCCCCCTACTGCGCCTCATGGAGGATCAGCAGCACCTTGCCATGCGCCAGCAGCCCTTCTCCCAGAAGCAGAG GATGAAGCCCATTCAGAAGATGGAGGGAATGAGTAACGGAGTGGGGGGAGCGCAGCAGTCGTCTTCTGGCCTCTCGGACATCAGCTCCCAGGTCCAGCAGTACCAGCAGTTTCTGG ATGCCTCTCGGACACTCCCGGAGTTTGGTGACATAGATCTGCAGGGAAAGCCTCTTCCAGATGGGATCACGTTGGCCAATATCAAGGCCTTTCAGCTGCTGTACCGTGAGCATTGTGAG GCCATAGTGGACGTGGTGGTGAATCTTCAGTTTACCTTGGTAGAGACGCTCTGGAAGACCTTCTGGAGGTTCAACCAGGCGCAGCACACAGATAGCACCAT AGACGATGAAGCGGAGAAGCGTTTGCCTAAGGACTGCCTGGTTCTCTTGTCCAAGTATGAGCCCCTGCTAAAGTGGTGCCGGGACTGTGACCACCAGCTGTACCAGGGGCTTGTGGAGACGCTGATCCCCGATGTCCTGCGCCCCATCCCCA GTGCTTTAACACAAGCCATTCGCAACTTTGCCAAGAGCCTGGAGAGCTGGTTAACAAGTGCAATGATGAACATCCCTGAGGAGATGGTGAGAATTAAG GTTGGTGCTGCCAGTGCCTTTGCCCAGACTTTGCGCCGCTACACATCACTCAATCACCTGGCTCAAGCGGCTCGGGCTGTGCTGCAGAATACGGCCCAGATCAACCAGATGCTAAGTGACCTCAACCGGGTGGACTTCACCAATGTGCAG GAGCAGGCCTCATGGGTGTGCCGCTGCGCTGATAGGGTGGTCCAGCGTCTGGAGCAGGACTTTAAGCTGACCCTTCAGCAGCAGAGCTCCCTGGAGCAGTGGGCCGTGTGGCTGGACGGAGTCGTCTCCCAGGTGCTGAAGCCATATCAAGGCAATCCTGGATTTTCGAAAGCTGCAAAACTGTTCTTACTAAAGTGGTCCTTCTACAG CTCAATGGTGATTCGGGACCTCACCCTGCGCAGTGCTGCCAGCTTTGGTTCCTTCCATCTGATTCGCCTCTTATATGATGAATATATGTACTACCTGATAGAGCACCGGGTGGCTCAGGCGCGCGGAGAGACTCCCATTGCTGTCATGGGAGAG TTTGCCAATGCTGGAAGCTCATCACATCCTATGGATCAAGACAAAG atgaagaagaggaagaggatgatgagagtgatgaggacATGACCCAGGAGCTGCCCCTCCACTCCAATGACTCCTCTAATGTGCTGGGATCTGACTCTCTGGAACCACCCAGCAAGTTGGCGCGAACGGACGACCAGGGGATCTTTGTTCAAGTTGCCCCAAACACATAA
- the RFX1 gene encoding MHC class II regulatory factor RFX1 isoform X2, translating to MATQAYGAELQATPPASAQSTSQQYVEELQVTPPAPTPQAAGPQTIAPQQYIVVTVSEGTMRASDGELSPGGSATTQTAVPTQVVQQVQAAQQRLVVQSAPKAAQVSLAVHTVQQPAHSPPESDSSGLKSAQSAPLQVHATPQERSVVQATPQPQKSSPVHQLNVQGLQHVQGTSESSVRQFLCSSAELQTDQEKLESSPYQHLSSPTQAFDFMPPGSSSEWVDLFHFLPPQLLFSTPLADHPEQRVKVQRVPQVLLFGTAPTALKVQQLPQVPVQHVYPGQVQYVEGGDATYTASTIRSGSFPYTETPLYSQATGSTYYESQSGTGQVSSPTSSPAVASSPSVPMYVSGGQILANTTPPGASGGTGASGGTGSGTYVIQGGFIMGNAAQSYSHTTRASPATVQWLLDNYETAEGVSLPRSTLYCHYLLHCQEQKLEPVNAASFGKLIRSVFMGLRTRRLGTRGNSKYHYYGLRIKASSPLLRLMEDQQHLAMRQQPFSQKQRMKPIQKMEGMSNGVGGAQQSSSGLSDISSQVQQYQQFLDASRTLPEFGDIDLQGKPLPDGITLANIKAFQLLYREHCEAIVDVVVNLQFTLVETLWKTFWRFNQAQHTDSTIDDEAEKRLPKDCLVLLSKYEPLLKWCRDCDHQLYQGLVETLIPDVLRPIPSALTQAIRNFAKSLESWLTSAMMNIPEEMVRIKVGAASAFAQTLRRYTSLNHLAQAARAVLQNTAQINQMLSDLNRVDFTNVQEQASWVCRCADRVVQRLEQDFKLTLQQQSSLEQWAVWLDGVVSQVLKPYQGNPGFSKAAKLFLLKWSFYSSMVIRDLTLRSAASFGSFHLIRLLYDEYMYYLIEHRVAQARGETPIAVMGEFANAGSSSHPMDQDKDEEEEEDDESDEDMTQELPLHSNDSSNVLGSDSLEPPSKLARTDDQGIFVQVAPNT from the exons ATGGCTACCCAGGCCTATGGTGCAGAACTACAGGCGACTCCGCCAGCCTCAGCCCAGAGCACCTCCCAGCAGTATGTGGAAGAACTGCAGGTGACCCCTCCAGCACCCACGCCTCAGGCGGCCGGGCCTCAGACCATAGCCCCCCAGCAGTACATAGTGGTCACAGTATCCG AAGGTACAATGAGAGCCAGCGATGGGGAACTGAGTCCTGGAGGGTCCGCAACCACTCAGACTGCTGTGCCCACCCAGGTCGTGCAGCAGGTGCAAGCAGCTCAGCAG CGCCTGGTGGTGCAGAGTGCTCCAAAGGCGGCTCAGGTCTCTCTGGCAGTACACACGGTGCAGCAGCCGGCACACTCACCACCAGAG AGTGACAGCTCCGGCCTGAAGAGCGCACAGAGCGCACCCCTGCAGGTGCACGCCACCCCCCAAGAG CGCTCCGTTGTCCAGGCCACTCCTCAACCGCAGAAGTCTTCTCCTGTGCATCAGCTGAATGTCCAGGGTCTACAACACGTCCAGGGGACTTCAGAG AGCTCAGTCAGGCAGTTTCTGTGTAGTTCAGCCGAGCTTCAGACAGATCAGGAGAAGTTAGAGAGCTCGCCCTATCAGCACCTGAGCAGCCCGACACAGGCCTTCGACTTCATGCCTCCAGGGTCCAGTTCCGAGTGGGTGGATCTGTTCCATTTCTTACCACCTCAGCTACTTTTCTCCACCCCACTCGCAGACCACCCAGAGCAGAGAGTCAAAGTTCAGAGGGTGCCACAAGTTTTGCTGTTTGGCACGGCCCCCACCGCATTGAAA GTGCAGCAGTTACCGCAGGTTCCTGTACAGCACGTGTATCCCGGTCAGGTTCAGTATGTGGAGGGAGGAGATGCCACCTATACAGCAAGCACCAT ACGTTCAGGATCCTTTCCCTATACAGAGACTCCTCTATACAGTCAGGCCACAGGATCCACCTACTACGAATCTCAGAGTGGCACCGGCCAGGTCAGTTCCCCTACGTCATCCCCTGCGGTGGCCAGCAGCCCCTCCGTCCCCATGTATGTATCGGGAGGACAGATCCTCGCTAACACCACCCCGCCAGGGGCTTCTGGAGGAACCGGAGCGAGCGGAGGGACAGGATCTGGCACCTATGTTATACAGGGTGGATTTATTATGGGCAATGCCGCACAGTCCTACTCTCACACCACACGTGCCTCCCCTGCCACG GTGCAATGGCTGCTGGACAATTACGAGACAGCAGAAGGGGTGAGCCTCCCGCGTAGCACCCTGTACTGCCACTACCTCCTGCACTGCCAGGAGCAGAAGCTGGAGCCCGTAAATGCAGCATCATTCGGGAAGCTGATCCGCTCCGTCTTTATGGGGCTCCGGACCCGTCGGTTGGGGACCAG AGGGAACTCCAAATATCACTATTACGGCCTCCGAATCAAAGCCAGCTCCCCCCTACTGCGCCTCATGGAGGATCAGCAGCACCTTGCCATGCGCCAGCAGCCCTTCTCCCAGAAGCAGAG GATGAAGCCCATTCAGAAGATGGAGGGAATGAGTAACGGAGTGGGGGGAGCGCAGCAGTCGTCTTCTGGCCTCTCGGACATCAGCTCCCAGGTCCAGCAGTACCAGCAGTTTCTGG ATGCCTCTCGGACACTCCCGGAGTTTGGTGACATAGATCTGCAGGGAAAGCCTCTTCCAGATGGGATCACGTTGGCCAATATCAAGGCCTTTCAGCTGCTGTACCGTGAGCATTGTGAG GCCATAGTGGACGTGGTGGTGAATCTTCAGTTTACCTTGGTAGAGACGCTCTGGAAGACCTTCTGGAGGTTCAACCAGGCGCAGCACACAGATAGCACCAT AGACGATGAAGCGGAGAAGCGTTTGCCTAAGGACTGCCTGGTTCTCTTGTCCAAGTATGAGCCCCTGCTAAAGTGGTGCCGGGACTGTGACCACCAGCTGTACCAGGGGCTTGTGGAGACGCTGATCCCCGATGTCCTGCGCCCCATCCCCA GTGCTTTAACACAAGCCATTCGCAACTTTGCCAAGAGCCTGGAGAGCTGGTTAACAAGTGCAATGATGAACATCCCTGAGGAGATGGTGAGAATTAAG GTTGGTGCTGCCAGTGCCTTTGCCCAGACTTTGCGCCGCTACACATCACTCAATCACCTGGCTCAAGCGGCTCGGGCTGTGCTGCAGAATACGGCCCAGATCAACCAGATGCTAAGTGACCTCAACCGGGTGGACTTCACCAATGTGCAG GAGCAGGCCTCATGGGTGTGCCGCTGCGCTGATAGGGTGGTCCAGCGTCTGGAGCAGGACTTTAAGCTGACCCTTCAGCAGCAGAGCTCCCTGGAGCAGTGGGCCGTGTGGCTGGACGGAGTCGTCTCCCAGGTGCTGAAGCCATATCAAGGCAATCCTGGATTTTCGAAAGCTGCAAAACTGTTCTTACTAAAGTGGTCCTTCTACAG CTCAATGGTGATTCGGGACCTCACCCTGCGCAGTGCTGCCAGCTTTGGTTCCTTCCATCTGATTCGCCTCTTATATGATGAATATATGTACTACCTGATAGAGCACCGGGTGGCTCAGGCGCGCGGAGAGACTCCCATTGCTGTCATGGGAGAG TTTGCCAATGCTGGAAGCTCATCACATCCTATGGATCAAGACAAAG atgaagaagaggaagaggatgatgagagtgatgaggacATGACCCAGGAGCTGCCCCTCCACTCCAATGACTCCTCTAATGTGCTGGGATCTGACTCTCTGGAACCACCCAGCAAGTTGGCGCGAACGGACGACCAGGGGATCTTTGTTCAAGTTGCCCCAAACACATAA
- the RFX1 gene encoding MHC class II regulatory factor RFX1 isoform X1 — MATQAYGAELQATPPASAQSTSQQYVEELQVTPPAPTPQAAGPQTIAPQQYIVVTVSEGTMRASDGELSPGGSATTQTAVPTQVVQQVQAAQQRLLVQARVQPKVTAVSPLQLAGASVPQQRLVVQSAPKAAQVSLAVHTVQQPAHSPPESDSSGLKSAQSAPLQVHATPQERSVVQATPQPQKSSPVHQLNVQGLQHVQGTSESSVRQFLCSSAELQTDQEKLESSPYQHLSSPTQAFDFMPPGSSSEWVDLFHFLPPQLLFSTPLADHPEQRVKVQRVPQVLLFGTAPTALKVQQLPQVPVQHVYPGQVQYVEGGDATYTASTIRSGSFPYTETPLYSQATGSTYYESQSGTGQVSSPTSSPAVASSPSVPMYVSGGQILANTTPPGASGGTGASGGTGSGTYVIQGGFIMGNAAQSYSHTTRASPATVQWLLDNYETAEGVSLPRSTLYCHYLLHCQEQKLEPVNAASFGKLIRSVFMGLRTRRLGTRGNSKYHYYGLRIKASSPLLRLMEDQQHLAMRQQPFSQKQRMKPIQKMEGMSNGVGGAQQSSSGLSDISSQVQQYQQFLDASRTLPEFGDIDLQGKPLPDGITLANIKAFQLLYREHCEAIVDVVVNLQFTLVETLWKTFWRFNQAQHTDSTIDDEAEKRLPKDCLVLLSKYEPLLKWCRDCDHQLYQGLVETLIPDVLRPIPSALTQAIRNFAKSLESWLTSAMMNIPEEMVRIKVGAASAFAQTLRRYTSLNHLAQAARAVLQNTAQINQMLSDLNRVDFTNVQEQASWVCRCADRVVQRLEQDFKLTLQQQSSLEQWAVWLDGVVSQVLKPYQGNPGFSKAAKLFLLKWSFYSSMVIRDLTLRSAASFGSFHLIRLLYDEYMYYLIEHRVAQARGETPIAVMGEFANAGSSSHPMDQDKDEEEEEDDESDEDMTQELPLHSNDSSNVLGSDSLEPPSKLARTDDQGIFVQVAPNT, encoded by the exons ATGGCTACCCAGGCCTATGGTGCAGAACTACAGGCGACTCCGCCAGCCTCAGCCCAGAGCACCTCCCAGCAGTATGTGGAAGAACTGCAGGTGACCCCTCCAGCACCCACGCCTCAGGCGGCCGGGCCTCAGACCATAGCCCCCCAGCAGTACATAGTGGTCACAGTATCCG AAGGTACAATGAGAGCCAGCGATGGGGAACTGAGTCCTGGAGGGTCCGCAACCACTCAGACTGCTGTGCCCACCCAGGTCGTGCAGCAGGTGCAAGCAGCTCAGCAG AGACTGCTGGTACAAGCCAGGGTCCAGCCCAAAGTGACTGCAGTGTCCCCCCTGCAGCTGGCTGGAGCATCTGTACCCCAACAA CGCCTGGTGGTGCAGAGTGCTCCAAAGGCGGCTCAGGTCTCTCTGGCAGTACACACGGTGCAGCAGCCGGCACACTCACCACCAGAG AGTGACAGCTCCGGCCTGAAGAGCGCACAGAGCGCACCCCTGCAGGTGCACGCCACCCCCCAAGAG CGCTCCGTTGTCCAGGCCACTCCTCAACCGCAGAAGTCTTCTCCTGTGCATCAGCTGAATGTCCAGGGTCTACAACACGTCCAGGGGACTTCAGAG AGCTCAGTCAGGCAGTTTCTGTGTAGTTCAGCCGAGCTTCAGACAGATCAGGAGAAGTTAGAGAGCTCGCCCTATCAGCACCTGAGCAGCCCGACACAGGCCTTCGACTTCATGCCTCCAGGGTCCAGTTCCGAGTGGGTGGATCTGTTCCATTTCTTACCACCTCAGCTACTTTTCTCCACCCCACTCGCAGACCACCCAGAGCAGAGAGTCAAAGTTCAGAGGGTGCCACAAGTTTTGCTGTTTGGCACGGCCCCCACCGCATTGAAA GTGCAGCAGTTACCGCAGGTTCCTGTACAGCACGTGTATCCCGGTCAGGTTCAGTATGTGGAGGGAGGAGATGCCACCTATACAGCAAGCACCAT ACGTTCAGGATCCTTTCCCTATACAGAGACTCCTCTATACAGTCAGGCCACAGGATCCACCTACTACGAATCTCAGAGTGGCACCGGCCAGGTCAGTTCCCCTACGTCATCCCCTGCGGTGGCCAGCAGCCCCTCCGTCCCCATGTATGTATCGGGAGGACAGATCCTCGCTAACACCACCCCGCCAGGGGCTTCTGGAGGAACCGGAGCGAGCGGAGGGACAGGATCTGGCACCTATGTTATACAGGGTGGATTTATTATGGGCAATGCCGCACAGTCCTACTCTCACACCACACGTGCCTCCCCTGCCACG GTGCAATGGCTGCTGGACAATTACGAGACAGCAGAAGGGGTGAGCCTCCCGCGTAGCACCCTGTACTGCCACTACCTCCTGCACTGCCAGGAGCAGAAGCTGGAGCCCGTAAATGCAGCATCATTCGGGAAGCTGATCCGCTCCGTCTTTATGGGGCTCCGGACCCGTCGGTTGGGGACCAG AGGGAACTCCAAATATCACTATTACGGCCTCCGAATCAAAGCCAGCTCCCCCCTACTGCGCCTCATGGAGGATCAGCAGCACCTTGCCATGCGCCAGCAGCCCTTCTCCCAGAAGCAGAG GATGAAGCCCATTCAGAAGATGGAGGGAATGAGTAACGGAGTGGGGGGAGCGCAGCAGTCGTCTTCTGGCCTCTCGGACATCAGCTCCCAGGTCCAGCAGTACCAGCAGTTTCTGG ATGCCTCTCGGACACTCCCGGAGTTTGGTGACATAGATCTGCAGGGAAAGCCTCTTCCAGATGGGATCACGTTGGCCAATATCAAGGCCTTTCAGCTGCTGTACCGTGAGCATTGTGAG GCCATAGTGGACGTGGTGGTGAATCTTCAGTTTACCTTGGTAGAGACGCTCTGGAAGACCTTCTGGAGGTTCAACCAGGCGCAGCACACAGATAGCACCAT AGACGATGAAGCGGAGAAGCGTTTGCCTAAGGACTGCCTGGTTCTCTTGTCCAAGTATGAGCCCCTGCTAAAGTGGTGCCGGGACTGTGACCACCAGCTGTACCAGGGGCTTGTGGAGACGCTGATCCCCGATGTCCTGCGCCCCATCCCCA GTGCTTTAACACAAGCCATTCGCAACTTTGCCAAGAGCCTGGAGAGCTGGTTAACAAGTGCAATGATGAACATCCCTGAGGAGATGGTGAGAATTAAG GTTGGTGCTGCCAGTGCCTTTGCCCAGACTTTGCGCCGCTACACATCACTCAATCACCTGGCTCAAGCGGCTCGGGCTGTGCTGCAGAATACGGCCCAGATCAACCAGATGCTAAGTGACCTCAACCGGGTGGACTTCACCAATGTGCAG GAGCAGGCCTCATGGGTGTGCCGCTGCGCTGATAGGGTGGTCCAGCGTCTGGAGCAGGACTTTAAGCTGACCCTTCAGCAGCAGAGCTCCCTGGAGCAGTGGGCCGTGTGGCTGGACGGAGTCGTCTCCCAGGTGCTGAAGCCATATCAAGGCAATCCTGGATTTTCGAAAGCTGCAAAACTGTTCTTACTAAAGTGGTCCTTCTACAG CTCAATGGTGATTCGGGACCTCACCCTGCGCAGTGCTGCCAGCTTTGGTTCCTTCCATCTGATTCGCCTCTTATATGATGAATATATGTACTACCTGATAGAGCACCGGGTGGCTCAGGCGCGCGGAGAGACTCCCATTGCTGTCATGGGAGAG TTTGCCAATGCTGGAAGCTCATCACATCCTATGGATCAAGACAAAG atgaagaagaggaagaggatgatgagagtgatgaggacATGACCCAGGAGCTGCCCCTCCACTCCAATGACTCCTCTAATGTGCTGGGATCTGACTCTCTGGAACCACCCAGCAAGTTGGCGCGAACGGACGACCAGGGGATCTTTGTTCAAGTTGCCCCAAACACATAA